In the genome of Petrotoga sp. 9PW.55.5.1, one region contains:
- a CDS encoding transposase, translating into MESICMDMSVPFKAGARKHFPKAKIIFDKFHVLNVLSAQLDKVRARENKGYHEILKRTKYLLLKNPNNLTKKDKVRLDELMEYQHLGTLQAYGSVLEFKKMFDYKKPSYAAKYFKRWYEKVIESNIPEMIKAAKTLLNHIEGILLHIKTNISNGKIEGMNSKLRGFTKRAFGFKTLKNLKITIFIAFVASCTK; encoded by the coding sequence ATAGAGTCCATATGTATGGATATGTCGGTACCTTTCAAAGCTGGAGCAAGAAAACATTTCCCAAAAGCAAAGATAATATTTGACAAATTCCATGTACTTAATGTATTAAGTGCCCAACTTGATAAAGTGAGAGCCAGAGAGAATAAAGGGTACCATGAGATACTCAAAAGGACGAAATACTTGCTATTAAAAAATCCTAACAACCTTACCAAGAAAGATAAAGTTAGACTCGATGAATTGATGGAATATCAACATCTTGGCACACTTCAAGCCTACGGATCGGTACTTGAGTTTAAAAAGATGTTCGATTACAAGAAACCTTCTTATGCAGCTAAGTATTTTAAACGATGGTATGAAAAGGTAATAGAATCAAATATACCCGAAATGATTAAAGCCGCTAAGACTCTCTTAAATCACATAGAAGGTATCTTGTTACACATAAAAACGAATATTTCAAACGGTAAAATAGAAGGTATGAACTCTAAACTTAGAGGATTTACTAAAAGGGCTTTTGGTTTTAAAACATTAAAGAATTTAAAAATCACTATCTTTATTGCCTTTGTTGCTTCTTGTACAAAGTAA